In the Actinomycetota bacterium genome, one interval contains:
- a CDS encoding iron ABC transporter permease yields MALVACLVVALGIAVIVAVSLGQLSVPPAQVVGSLLHHLGLDWGPLPAHPQGEAALWEVRFPRVVMALLVGLSLGAAGAVMQGVFGNPLAEPAVIGVSSGAAVGACLVIVMGWTVLGAYTTAVAAFVAGLVTTFVMYTLARSDNRTEVVTLVLMGIAVNAVAAAAIAFLVFIGDQAAREQIVFWQLGSFNGARWESVAVVAPLVCVGLIGTVLIARQLDLLSLGERAARHLGLHIERLRIVAIVLVALLVAAGVAFVGIIAFVGLVVPHVIRMVIGPAHRALIPASALAGALVLVVADLVARTAVAYADLPIGMLTALVGGPFFFWLLRRTRDRAGGWA; encoded by the coding sequence ATGGCGTTGGTCGCGTGCTTGGTGGTCGCGCTCGGGATCGCCGTGATCGTGGCAGTGAGTCTCGGGCAGCTCAGCGTCCCACCGGCGCAGGTCGTGGGGTCCTTGCTGCACCATCTCGGCCTGGACTGGGGGCCGCTGCCGGCGCACCCGCAAGGGGAGGCCGCCCTGTGGGAGGTGCGCTTTCCCCGGGTTGTCATGGCGTTGCTGGTGGGCCTGTCGCTCGGGGCGGCCGGCGCGGTCATGCAGGGCGTCTTCGGCAACCCACTGGCCGAACCGGCCGTGATCGGGGTCTCCTCCGGCGCCGCCGTCGGTGCCTGCCTCGTGATCGTGATGGGCTGGACGGTCCTCGGCGCCTACACGACGGCCGTCGCCGCCTTCGTCGCCGGGCTGGTGACCACCTTCGTCATGTACACGCTCGCGCGCTCGGACAACCGGACCGAGGTCGTCACGCTGGTGTTGATGGGAATCGCCGTGAACGCCGTGGCGGCCGCGGCCATCGCCTTCCTGGTGTTCATCGGCGACCAGGCCGCGCGTGAGCAGATCGTCTTCTGGCAGTTGGGGAGTTTCAACGGCGCGCGATGGGAGTCGGTCGCGGTGGTGGCGCCCCTGGTGTGCGTCGGTCTGATCGGGACCGTGCTGATCGCCCGTCAGTTGGATCTGCTCTCCCTCGGCGAACGGGCAGCCCGGCACCTGGGCCTGCACATCGAGCGGCTCCGCATCGTCGCGATCGTCCTGGTCGCCCTGCTGGTGGCGGCCGGTGTCGCCTTCGTCGGGATCATCGCGTTCGTCGGCCTGGTGGTGCCGCACGTGATCCGCATGGTGATCGGCCCGGCGCACCGCGCCCTGATCCCGGCCAGCGCGCTGGCCGGTGCCCTCGTCCTGGTCGTGGCCGATCTGGTGGCCCGGACCGCCGTGGCGTACGCCGATCTGCCCATCGGCATGCTCACCGCGCTGGTCGGCGGACCCTTCTTCTTCTGGCTGCTGCGGCGTACCCGCGACCGGGCGGGGGGCTGGGCGTGA
- a CDS encoding STAS/SEC14 domain-containing protein, with product MIRILDDMPAGVLGVELTGQVTKADYTTILEPALRHHDGRLRVVLDIPEGWGGMEAGAVWQDLKIGVAEWTSWERLAVITDVAWIRDGMRLFSWAIPGECRGFTRAEHDDAVAWAANGSSGG from the coding sequence ATGATCCGCATCCTCGACGACATGCCCGCCGGCGTCCTCGGCGTGGAGCTCACCGGGCAGGTCACCAAGGCCGACTACACCACCATCCTGGAGCCGGCACTGCGCCACCACGACGGTCGGCTCCGCGTTGTGCTGGATATCCCGGAGGGGTGGGGCGGGATGGAGGCTGGTGCAGTCTGGCAGGACCTCAAGATCGGCGTGGCCGAATGGACATCCTGGGAGCGCCTCGCCGTCATCACCGACGTGGCGTGGATCCGCGACGGCATGCGCCTGTTCTCGTGGGCGATACCTGGCGAGTGCCGTGGCTTCACCCGGGCCGAACATGACGACGCCGTCGCATGGGCGGCGAACGGCTCCAGCGGCGGTTGA
- a CDS encoding hemin receptor, giving the protein MLAGAAALVLAGCGLLASPPEPDNAAGGGARSAATGGPWTCAGPRTATTPADAVWPIGAAPSATLPVTVTDFSGRAVTVTDTRRILALDTYGTLATTVYALGLGDRLVGRDVSTGIPALAHLPVVTHNGHELNAEAILNLNPSVILTDYSIGPLEVQLQLRDAGIPVVILDGGRSRATIEPQIEAVAAALGVPAAGRALADRVTADVTAAEAEVARLAPAAEADRPRIVFLYLRGQAGVYYWFGKGSGADDLIAALDGVDVATQTGLLGERPITAEGLVKAAPDLYLMMSHGLESVGGVAGLGRIPGVGTTTAGRDGCVVDMADSQILSFGPQFPATLTALARAVYGGPPAATASPGASS; this is encoded by the coding sequence GTGCTGGCCGGCGCCGCCGCGCTCGTGCTCGCCGGGTGCGGCTTGCTGGCGAGCCCGCCGGAGCCGGACAACGCCGCCGGCGGGGGAGCGCGCAGCGCCGCCACCGGCGGCCCGTGGACCTGCGCGGGTCCGCGTACCGCGACGACGCCGGCGGATGCCGTGTGGCCCATCGGCGCTGCGCCGAGCGCCACCCTGCCGGTGACGGTCACCGACTTCTCAGGCCGGGCGGTCACCGTCACCGACACGCGGCGGATCCTGGCCTTGGACACCTACGGCACGCTCGCGACCACCGTGTACGCGCTCGGCCTGGGAGATCGGCTGGTGGGGCGTGACGTGTCCACCGGAATTCCGGCCCTGGCGCACCTGCCGGTCGTGACGCACAACGGTCACGAACTGAATGCCGAGGCCATTCTCAACCTCAACCCGAGCGTCATTTTGACGGACTACAGCATCGGGCCGCTGGAGGTCCAGCTTCAGCTGCGCGATGCCGGGATTCCGGTCGTGATCCTCGATGGTGGCCGCAGCCGGGCGACGATCGAGCCCCAGATCGAGGCGGTGGCCGCCGCGCTCGGCGTACCCGCGGCCGGCCGGGCGCTGGCCGATCGGGTCACGGCCGACGTCACGGCCGCCGAGGCCGAGGTGGCCCGGCTGGCGCCAGCGGCCGAGGCGGACCGGCCGCGCATCGTCTTCCTCTACCTGCGCGGCCAGGCGGGGGTCTATTACTGGTTCGGCAAGGGTTCGGGCGCCGACGATCTGATCGCCGCGCTGGACGGCGTCGACGTCGCGACTCAGACGGGATTGCTAGGGGAGCGGCCGATCACGGCAGAGGGGCTGGTCAAGGCGGCCCCAGACCTCTACCTGATGATGAGTCACGGCCTGGAGTCGGTCGGCGGTGTCGCGGGACTGGGACGCATTCCGGGGGTCGGCACGACGACGGCCGGGCGCGACGGATGCGTCGTGGACATGGCCGACTCCCAGATTTTGTCCTTCGGGCCGCAGTTCCCCGCGACGCTGACCGCACTCGCCCGCGCCGTGTACGGCGGCCCGCCCGCCGCGACGGCATCGCCGGGCGCCTCGTCGTGA
- a CDS encoding biliverdin-producing heme oxygenase, with amino-acid sequence MSAVVPDTRSSFAARLKADTAQEHRLAEDTPYVRRLVAGELGRADYVALALQHSVIYQALEDVGATLAADPVAGPFLDDRLLRQAAIDHDLRLLVGPDWRDAVVALPQTEEYVERIRGSASWPAGYVAHHYTRYLGDLSGGQIVARMLATHYGLRPEELTFYAFDGIDKPVQYKRRYHDLLDSADWDADERDRVVAEVARAFRLNAAVFDALLVRH; translated from the coding sequence ATGTCCGCGGTGGTCCCCGACACCCGATCGTCCTTCGCCGCTCGACTCAAAGCCGACACCGCGCAGGAGCACCGGCTCGCCGAGGACACCCCGTACGTCCGCAGGCTTGTCGCCGGGGAACTCGGCCGTGCTGACTACGTCGCGCTCGCGCTGCAGCACTCCGTGATCTACCAGGCCCTGGAGGACGTCGGAGCGACGCTGGCGGCCGATCCGGTGGCCGGTCCGTTCCTCGACGACCGGTTGCTGCGCCAGGCCGCCATCGACCACGACCTTCGGCTGCTCGTCGGACCGGACTGGCGCGACGCCGTGGTCGCGCTGCCGCAGACCGAGGAGTACGTCGAACGCATCCGTGGGTCGGCAAGCTGGCCGGCCGGTTACGTGGCGCATCACTACACCCGGTACCTCGGCGACCTCTCCGGTGGCCAGATCGTCGCGCGGATGCTCGCCACCCACTACGGGCTGCGGCCGGAGGAGCTGACGTTCTACGCCTTCGACGGCATCGACAAGCCCGTGCAGTACAAGCGGCGCTACCACGACCTGCTCGACTCGGCCGACTGGGATGCCGACGAGCGTGACCGGGTGGTGGCGGAGGTGGCCCGCGCCTTCCGGCTGAACGCCGCGGTCTTCGACGCCCTGCTCGTGCGGCACTGA
- a CDS encoding glutamate--tRNA ligase produces the protein MTSAAAGARSDVRVRFCPSPTGNPHVGMIRTALFNWAYARHTGGTFVFRIEDTDAARDSEQSYTDLLDALRWLGLDWDEGPEIGGPYGPYRQSQRLERYADVAARLAAAGYAYECWCTPAELESRRQAARARGEAPGYDNHCRQLPAEQVAAYRAEGRQAALRFRMPGHDLAWDDLVRGPLRFGAEHVPDFVLVRANGDPLYTLVNPVDDALMGITHVLRGEDLLSSTPRQLALYEAFAAIGVGSGATPQFGHLPYVMGEGNRKLSKRDPESSLSMYREGGFLPEGLLNYLALLGWSIGEDREMFSLSQLAEAFELSRVNPNPARFDLKKCTAINADWIRALPVDELADRLTPFLTAEGLLPATPTVEQRALLLAAVPLVQPRMEVLTQGVAMLAFLFVPEASYAVDPAEAAAQLSAEAQPALQATLAALTAVTTWQAPQIEAALRSALVDGLGLKPKHAFGPVRVAVTGRRVSPPLFESVELLGRERTLRRIAAALGDR, from the coding sequence GTGACTAGCGCCGCCGCGGGGGCACGCAGCGACGTCCGGGTGCGATTCTGCCCGTCGCCGACGGGGAATCCGCACGTCGGCATGATCCGGACCGCCCTGTTCAACTGGGCGTACGCGCGGCATACCGGCGGCACGTTCGTGTTTCGTATCGAGGACACCGACGCGGCGCGCGACAGCGAGCAGTCCTACACCGATCTGCTCGACGCCCTGCGCTGGCTCGGCCTGGACTGGGACGAAGGCCCCGAGATCGGCGGCCCGTACGGGCCGTACCGGCAATCGCAGCGGCTGGAGCGGTACGCCGACGTGGCCGCGCGACTGGCGGCGGCCGGCTACGCCTACGAATGCTGGTGTACCCCAGCGGAACTGGAGTCCCGCCGGCAGGCGGCGCGGGCCCGCGGCGAGGCGCCCGGCTACGACAACCATTGCCGGCAACTGCCTGCGGAGCAGGTGGCGGCGTACCGGGCTGAGGGGCGCCAGGCGGCGCTGCGGTTCCGGATGCCCGGCCACGACCTGGCGTGGGACGACCTGGTGCGCGGCCCGCTGCGATTCGGTGCCGAGCACGTCCCGGACTTCGTGCTGGTGCGGGCCAACGGTGATCCGCTCTACACGCTGGTCAACCCGGTCGACGACGCGCTGATGGGCATCACCCACGTGCTGCGCGGCGAGGATCTGCTCAGTTCGACGCCGCGGCAACTGGCGCTGTACGAGGCCTTCGCGGCCATCGGCGTCGGCAGCGGGGCGACCCCGCAGTTCGGCCATCTGCCGTACGTGATGGGGGAGGGCAATCGCAAGCTCTCCAAACGCGATCCGGAGTCGTCGCTGTCGATGTACCGCGAGGGCGGGTTCCTGCCCGAGGGCCTGCTGAACTACCTCGCGCTGCTGGGCTGGTCCATCGGGGAGGACCGCGAGATGTTCTCGTTGTCGCAGCTGGCAGAAGCGTTCGAGCTGAGCCGGGTCAACCCGAATCCCGCGCGGTTCGACCTGAAGAAGTGCACCGCGATCAACGCTGACTGGATCCGGGCGCTGCCGGTCGACGAGCTCGCCGATCGGCTGACACCCTTCCTGACGGCCGAGGGGCTGCTGCCGGCGACGCCGACCGTCGAGCAACGGGCGTTGCTGTTGGCTGCGGTCCCCCTGGTGCAGCCGCGCATGGAGGTGCTCACCCAGGGCGTGGCGATGCTGGCGTTCCTGTTCGTGCCGGAGGCGTCGTACGCCGTGGACCCGGCCGAGGCCGCCGCACAGCTGTCTGCCGAGGCGCAGCCGGCGTTGCAGGCCACGCTCGCGGCACTGACCGCCGTGACGACGTGGCAGGCCCCGCAGATCGAGGCCGCACTGCGCTCCGCGCTGGTGGATGGGCTGGGGCTCAAGCCCAAGCACGCGTTCGGCCCGGTCCGGGTCGCGGTGACCGGTCGGCGGGTGTCGCCGCCGTTGTTCGAGTCCGTCGAGCTGCTCGGCCGCGAGCGGACCTTGCGGCGGATCGCCGCGGCGTTGGGCGACCGCTGA